In Mycolicibacterium gadium, the genomic window GACTTCTCGGTGTTCGAATCGACCGACGGCACCCGGAGCAATTGGGATCCCGAAATCCAGCACGGCTCACCGCCTCTCGCGCTGATGACGAAGTTGATCGAGGAGTCGGCGGCCGATACAGGGCTGCGTATCGGACGTCTGACCCTAGACATTCTCGGCGCGATTCCCGTCGCTGCGGTGAAGGTGCGGGCCTGGGTGGAGCGCCCCGGCAAACGGATCTCACTGATGATGGCGGAGATGTCGGCGGCCAGGTCCGACGGCGCTCATCGCGCGGTCGCGCGGGTTACCGCATGGCTGCTGGCCCCAGGCGACACGACCGACGTGGCTACCGACCGCTATCCCCCGCTTGTCGAAGGTGAAGCCGTCGCGGTGCCGCACAGCTGGATCGGCGCGAAGGGCTATCTCGAGACGGTGAGCTGGCGACGCCAGCCCTGGAACGGCGAGACGGGCAACGTGGTGTGGCTCAGTCCCCTTGTGCCGCTGGTGGATTCGGAGTCGACGACGGCACTGCAGCGGCTCGCGATGGTGGTCGACTCGGCGAATGGCGCGGGCGCCGCACTGGACCCGGAGGCGTTCATGTTCATGAATACCGACACGGTCGTCCACCTGCACCGGCTGCCTTCCGGCGAGAACTTCGCGCTTCGGGCCCGCGGT contains:
- a CDS encoding thioesterase family protein, giving the protein MIDCHYRRLDADGDFSVFESTDGTRSNWDPEIQHGSPPLALMTKLIEESAADTGLRIGRLTLDILGAIPVAAVKVRAWVERPGKRISLMMAEMSAARSDGAHRAVARVTAWLLAPGDTTDVATDRYPPLVEGEAVAVPHSWIGAKGYLETVSWRRQPWNGETGNVVWLSPLVPLVDSESTTALQRLAMVVDSANGAGAALDPEAFMFMNTDTVVHLHRLPSGENFALRARGSIGPDAIGVTTAELFDQQGFIGTCAQTLLVQRRR